One Acetobacterium sp. KB-1 DNA segment encodes these proteins:
- the dtd gene encoding D-aminoacyl-tRNA deacylase, whose product MRAVIQRVSASEVRIGNESVGKIAEGLNVLLGIKEDDTETDMDYIINKLVNLRIFEDADGKMNRSILDVDGELLLVSQFTLYGDCRKGRRPGFTRSGPVDQAEKKYAIFVDKLKDQPIKKIETGVFQAEMEVLIVNDGPVTLLLDSEKKF is encoded by the coding sequence ATGCGGGCAGTCATACAGCGGGTATCCGCTTCAGAAGTACGGATTGGTAATGAGTCGGTGGGAAAAATTGCCGAAGGACTCAATGTACTTCTCGGAATTAAAGAAGACGATACCGAAACCGATATGGACTATATTATTAATAAACTGGTCAACCTGAGAATATTTGAAGATGCTGATGGAAAAATGAATCGGTCCATTCTTGATGTGGATGGGGAACTTTTGCTGGTTTCTCAGTTCACCCTTTATGGTGACTGTCGAAAAGGGCGGCGCCCAGGCTTTACCCGAAGTGGCCCAGTGGACCAGGCCGAGAAAAAATATGCTATTTTTGTTGATAAATTGAAAGATCAGCCAATAAAGAAAATTGAAACCGGTGTTTTTCAGGCCGAAATGGAAGTCTTAATCGTCAATGACGGGCCGGTAACTTTGTTACTTGACAGTGAAAAGAAATTTTAG
- a CDS encoding MBL fold metallo-hydrolase, which yields MKVIKKSLGQMGTNCYVVWDEKTLEAAVIDPGFEDQRISDIINENKLKVNYILLTHGHFDHLGGVNQIKKLTGAKVLIHENDADCLIDPRRNLSVLAGMSMILEPADGFLNENETITLGNIAFRVIHTPGHSKGGICLLAEDQLFAGDTLFNTSIGRTDFADGDLNELLNGIKSKLFVLDDATTVLPGHGENTTIGYEKTNNPFLKGRF from the coding sequence ATGAAAGTAATAAAAAAATCCCTGGGACAGATGGGAACGAACTGCTATGTGGTCTGGGATGAAAAAACGTTGGAAGCAGCAGTCATTGATCCCGGGTTTGAGGATCAGCGGATATCTGATATCATTAATGAAAACAAACTGAAGGTGAATTATATTTTGCTGACTCACGGTCATTTTGACCATCTTGGTGGTGTCAATCAGATTAAAAAGTTAACCGGTGCCAAGGTTCTCATTCATGAAAATGATGCTGATTGTCTTATTGATCCGCGACGTAACCTTTCGGTTCTGGCAGGCATGTCGATGATATTGGAACCGGCTGATGGTTTTTTAAATGAAAATGAGACCATTACCTTAGGTAATATTGCTTTCCGGGTGATTCATACACCAGGCCACTCAAAGGGCGGTATCTGTCTTCTGGCAGAGGATCAGCTTTTTGCCGGAGATACCCTTTTTAATACCTCCATTGGTCGGACTGACTTTGCCGATGGTGATTTGAATGAATTGCTAAATGGAATTAAATCAAAATTGTTTGTTCTGGACGATGCAACCACTGTATTGCCGGGACATGGCGAGAATACGACCATTGGGTACGAAAAAACGAACAATCCTTTTTTAAAGGGGCGTTTTTAG